In Methanofastidiosum sp., the following proteins share a genomic window:
- a CDS encoding cupin domain-containing protein, with translation MGMIVKYEKDTTIFTPNLHFDCDSRWYFKKGEPTGTMSVLRSDFKKGGWADWHDHASADQAYYVIKGKVRVWMDSEDNYADLGPGDMVIFPMGRKHKLKNMTDGELSLVAMNAPAL, from the coding sequence ATGGGAATGATAGTAAAATATGAGAAGGATACGACAATATTTACTCCAAACTTGCATTTTGACTGTGATTCTCGTTGGTATTTTAAGAAAGGTGAGCCAACTGGAACTATGTCTGTCCTGAGGTCTGATTTTAAAAAGGGTGGTTGGGCAGACTGGCATGATCATGCAAGTGCAGATCAAGCCTATTATGTCATAAAGGGAAAAGTAAGAGTCTGGATGGATAGTGAAGATAACTATGCGGATCTCGGCCCTGGTGACATGGTAATATTTCCAATGGGCAGAAAACATAAACTAAAGAATATGACCGATGGAGAATTATCTCTTGTAGCTATGAACGCACCAGCTTTATAA
- a CDS encoding methyltransferase has protein sequence MEISDFKIAQDENVYPPSEDSYLLIEAINPNNSRNALEIGIGSGFISLHLAKKIDTVFGCDINPYSLFLSRQNALANSINNIYLFSSNIFSSIKTGTLFDLIVFNPPYLPVDSPPKKLIDLSYHGGIDGGDHIRAFLKSLGLFLSINGTAYLLQSSLYSLENTTDYLDNNNFKYNIKKTLKLDFETLYVLEISFFKNNKF, from the coding sequence ATGGAGATATCAGACTTTAAAATAGCTCAAGATGAAAATGTATACCCTCCTAGTGAAGATTCATATCTATTGATTGAGGCTATAAATCCAAATAATTCCCGAAATGCCCTTGAGATAGGTATAGGAAGCGGTTTTATTTCTCTGCATCTTGCAAAGAAAATAGATACAGTCTTTGGCTGTGACATAAATCCATATTCATTGTTTTTATCTCGTCAAAATGCTTTAGCCAACTCAATAAATAACATTTATCTCTTTTCCTCTAATATTTTTTCTTCTATTAAAACTGGAACTTTATTCGATCTTATAGTGTTCAATCCTCCCTACCTACCTGTTGATTCGCCGCCAAAAAAATTAATTGATTTATCATACCACGGAGGTATCGATGGAGGGGATCACATACGTGCATTCTTGAAGAGCCTAGGGTTATTTTTATCTATCAATGGAACAGCTTATCTACTTCAATCCTCTCTCTATTCATTGGAGAATACTACCGATTATTTGGATAATAATAATTTTAAATATAACATTAAAAAAACATTAAAATTAGATTTTGAGACCTTATATGTTCTTGAAATCAGCTTTTTCAAAAATAACAAATTTTAG
- a CDS encoding cobalamin B12-binding domain-containing protein translates to MKAILATIGNCIHVQGIKNFESLLNKNNIDTEFIGVCIDIDALIEIIIEKTPDIVGLSYRLEPETAKILFNKLKSSIRENHIKSRFFFGGTPAVCEIAEEVQIFEGVFKGIETQNEILDKIFGRKKEYDPLEYSQNLYERIEKFYPFPLIRHHFGLPSLEKTIEGVKEIAESKTVDIISIGPDQIAQECFFNQENICKEFEGGGGVPLRKKEDLESIYEASRIGNFPLLRCYAGTNDLIKWGAMLKETINNAWGAIPLFWYSELDGRSKRDLVSAISENQKTIKWHAENNVPIEINDSHQWALRKTSDQIEVASAYIATYNAKKLGVRNYVQQFMMNVPPEISLEMDLAKMLAKIDIISELSDKDFTILRMIRTGLASLSVDENVAKGELASSVTIGMYLKPHIVHVVGYSEAYNVATPEVIVESSKITKGVIKNCLKGLPGIEDNKKIIKRKEKILKDTKLILETIKSLDDSQDALTNPNTLYEAVKIGLMDAENLKGFNPAKGEIKTVIIDGIVQCVDEDTGSVISEKERIKRLQI, encoded by the coding sequence ATGAAGGCTATTCTCGCAACCATAGGTAACTGCATACACGTGCAAGGGATTAAAAATTTTGAGAGTTTGTTGAATAAGAATAATATTGACACAGAATTTATTGGGGTTTGCATTGACATAGACGCACTCATTGAGATAATTATAGAAAAAACCCCCGATATTGTAGGTCTAAGTTACAGGCTTGAGCCAGAAACTGCTAAAATATTATTCAATAAGTTGAAAAGTTCTATTAGAGAAAATCACATTAAATCAAGATTTTTCTTTGGAGGAACACCTGCAGTGTGTGAAATAGCAGAAGAAGTTCAAATATTTGAGGGAGTTTTTAAAGGAATAGAAACTCAAAACGAGATTCTCGATAAGATATTTGGAAGAAAGAAAGAATATGACCCTTTAGAATACTCCCAAAATCTCTATGAAAGAATTGAAAAATTTTATCCATTTCCCCTAATAAGACATCATTTCGGACTACCGTCTCTTGAAAAAACGATTGAAGGTGTTAAAGAGATTGCAGAAAGTAAAACAGTTGATATTATATCTATAGGGCCAGACCAAATCGCTCAAGAATGTTTTTTTAATCAAGAAAATATTTGTAAAGAATTTGAGGGTGGTGGAGGGGTACCTCTAAGAAAAAAAGAAGATCTAGAGTCTATTTATGAAGCTTCAAGAATAGGTAACTTTCCTCTTTTGAGATGTTATGCGGGCACAAATGACTTGATAAAATGGGGGGCTATGTTAAAAGAGACAATAAATAATGCGTGGGGGGCAATACCTCTTTTTTGGTATTCAGAACTGGATGGGAGATCTAAGAGGGATTTAGTAAGTGCAATCAGTGAGAATCAAAAAACTATAAAATGGCACGCAGAAAATAATGTGCCAATTGAAATTAATGATTCCCATCAATGGGCCCTTAGAAAAACTTCCGACCAGATTGAAGTTGCCTCTGCTTATATCGCAACTTACAATGCAAAGAAATTGGGAGTTAGGAATTATGTCCAGCAGTTTATGATGAATGTTCCCCCGGAGATATCTCTTGAGATGGATTTAGCAAAAATGCTCGCAAAAATAGATATAATATCAGAATTATCAGATAAAGATTTTACTATTCTAAGGATGATAAGAACAGGACTTGCCTCCCTTTCTGTTGATGAAAATGTAGCTAAAGGGGAGCTTGCTTCATCAGTAACGATTGGTATGTATTTGAAGCCACATATTGTTCATGTTGTCGGATATTCTGAAGCCTATAATGTTGCAACGCCAGAAGTTATAGTTGAAAGCTCAAAGATTACCAAAGGTGTAATAAAAAATTGTCTGAAAGGGTTGCCTGGGATAGAAGATAACAAAAAAATAATAAAAAGAAAGGAAAAGATACTCAAAGATACTAAATTGATTCTAGAAACGATAAAGTCACTTGATGATAGTCAAGACGCCTTGACAAATCCAAACACATTGTATGAAGCAGTCAAAATAGGCCTAATGGACGCAGAAAACTTGAAAGGTTTTAATCCTGCAAAAGGAGAAATTAAAACAGTAATTATAGATGGAATTGTTCAATGTGTTGATGAGGATACGGGGTCCGTAATCTCTGAAAAGGAGAGAATAAAAAGGTTACAGATATAA
- a CDS encoding ATP-binding cassette domain-containing protein — protein sequence MKVIELNNVTKNYNDRVAVNNFSFTAESGKIYGFLGPNGAGKTTTIRMIMGIIEPDSGSIQVFGEKLSEESKKKIGYIPEERGLYRKYKVSDLLLYFGRLKGLSLEEARKNTEIWLDRVGLKDRANSKIEELSKGMQQNVQLIVSLINNPDLVILDEPFMGLDPINTRNMKEIIYSLKESGKTIIFSTHQMNEAERLCDHIFLINKGVKLIDGSLEEIKKKYSKNFVSVEFRNKITKLEDIDIIQNVYFEGNKAEIELRKDTNYNDLLKVLLIKGDITKYEISESSLESIFVEVVTNGI from the coding sequence ATGAAGGTAATAGAACTAAACAATGTTACAAAAAATTATAATGATAGGGTAGCGGTGAATAATTTTTCTTTTACTGCCGAGAGTGGTAAGATTTATGGATTTTTAGGGCCAAACGGAGCTGGGAAGACAACTACAATCAGAATGATTATGGGGATAATAGAACCAGATTCGGGAAGCATACAAGTTTTTGGGGAAAAACTTTCAGAAGAAAGTAAGAAAAAGATTGGTTATATCCCTGAAGAGAGAGGACTTTATAGAAAATACAAGGTATCTGACCTTTTACTTTATTTTGGAAGACTTAAAGGATTGAGTTTAGAGGAAGCCAGAAAAAATACAGAGATATGGCTTGATAGAGTTGGCCTTAAAGATAGGGCCAATAGCAAGATAGAAGAACTTTCTAAGGGAATGCAACAAAACGTTCAGCTTATTGTATCTCTAATTAATAATCCAGACCTTGTTATTCTAGATGAGCCGTTTATGGGGCTTGACCCAATCAACACAAGGAATATGAAGGAAATCATTTATTCGTTGAAGGAATCGGGGAAAACAATAATTTTTTCTACTCATCAGATGAATGAAGCTGAAAGACTTTGCGATCATATATTTTTAATCAACAAAGGGGTAAAATTAATTGATGGGTCGCTAGAAGAAATAAAAAAGAAATATTCAAAAAATTTTGTTTCTGTTGAGTTTAGGAATAAAATAACAAAACTTGAAGATATAGACATTATACAAAATGTTTATTTTGAGGGTAACAAAGCTGAGATAGAATTAAGAAAAGATACTAATTATAATGATCTTTTGAAGGTTCTATTGATCAAGGGGGATATAACTAAGTATGAAATATCAGAATCTTCACTTGAGAGCATCTTTGTTGAGGTAGTGACAAATGGGATCTAA
- a CDS encoding NAD/NADP octopine/nopaline dehydrogenase family protein, which produces MVDKLRDEIMEKIKHATGNKPSFCVIGAGNGGLAMAGYLAVYGFSVNIWTRDKEKMEALANAGGIEVEGKIEGFGELNKIDTDFQKSIEDVDIIMVVVPANGHKEIGEKLVKYVKPGQTIVLNPGRTGGALELYNIFRKQGKVREDIIFAEAQTFLFVARKLGVHKVRIFDIKRSVPVSAVRSYKNPELIKKLRMAFPQFTPTSDVLHTSLGNVAVMFHPGVMLLNTGWVESNHGNFEYYLEGISPGVAKVLEHVDKERIKIAEAVGIRVPSLKDWLYFSYGSTGLDLYESVQTTPAYKGVMAPSTIHHRYILEDVPMSLVPMSSLGKKFGVETKCIDSLVNIACYQQERDFWSEGRTVDHMGIMNFDLKTIKRLMAGEIV; this is translated from the coding sequence ATGGTTGATAAATTGAGAGATGAAATAATGGAAAAAATAAAACATGCAACGGGGAATAAGCCCTCTTTTTGTGTAATAGGTGCTGGAAATGGTGGTCTTGCAATGGCAGGATATCTTGCTGTTTATGGTTTTTCTGTTAATATATGGACTAGAGACAAAGAAAAAATGGAGGCATTGGCCAATGCAGGTGGCATTGAGGTTGAAGGTAAAATTGAAGGATTTGGAGAATTAAATAAAATAGATACAGATTTTCAGAAATCAATTGAAGATGTAGATATAATAATGGTAGTCGTGCCTGCTAATGGCCACAAAGAAATTGGAGAAAAACTAGTAAAGTATGTAAAGCCAGGTCAGACTATTGTTCTAAATCCAGGTAGAACTGGTGGAGCTTTAGAGCTATACAATATATTTAGAAAGCAGGGAAAAGTAAGAGAAGATATTATTTTTGCTGAGGCCCAGACATTTCTATTCGTTGCAAGAAAACTAGGCGTGCACAAAGTTAGGATATTTGATATAAAAAGGTCAGTTCCAGTTTCAGCTGTTAGATCATATAAAAATCCAGAACTTATTAAAAAATTAAGGATGGCATTTCCACAGTTTACACCCACATCAGACGTTCTTCATACAAGTTTAGGAAACGTTGCAGTTATGTTTCACCCGGGTGTGATGCTCCTAAATACTGGGTGGGTTGAGTCTAATCACGGTAATTTTGAATATTATCTTGAGGGAATTTCACCCGGTGTTGCTAAAGTATTAGAGCATGTGGATAAGGAAAGAATAAAAATTGCAGAAGCTGTGGGGATAAGAGTGCCTTCATTGAAAGACTGGCTTTATTTCTCTTATGGCTCAACTGGTTTGGATCTTTATGAATCAGTCCAAACTACGCCTGCATATAAAGGTGTAATGGCCCCTTCAACTATCCACCACAGGTACATTCTAGAAGATGTTCCAATGAGTCTTGTTCCAATGTCTTCATTAGGTAAAAAGTTTGGCGTGGAAACAAAGTGCATTGATTCACTTGTCAACATAGCATGTTACCAACAGGAAAGAGATTTTTGGAGTGAAGGGCGAACTGTAGATCATATGGGGATTATGAATTTTGATTTAAAAACTATAAAGAGACTTATGGCCGGGGAGATAGTATGA
- the pyrG gene encoding CTP synthase (glutamine hydrolyzing), whose translation MRYVVVTGGVISGLGKGVTTASISKIIQSMGHKVTVVKIDPYVNVDAGTMSPFEHGEVFVLDDGGEVDLDLGNYERFLNIHLTKAHNITTGKVYLKVIEKERKGDYLGKTVQIIPHITDEIKAGIRNVAKGHDVTVIEVGGTVGDIESMPFLEALRQLSIEEDVVFIHVTLVPNLSVVGEPKTKPTQHSVKALREVGISPHIIVCRSVEKLNEKSKEKIALFTNVRVDHVISAPDVEDIHYIPLIFNGEKIGQKILDQFKMDGKPNLTLWKSILCKDYKKDVNLAIVGKYADLHDSYLSISQALKHASFKTCYKTNISWIEAEEFENKKISDELDKFDGVLVPGGFGSRGVEGKINVIKYARENDIPYLGICLGFQLAVIEYARNVCGLKNANTTEVCDTEHPVIDLLPEQKKISSKGGTMRLGASEILLDKNSMIYSLYKTDKIYERHRHRYEVNRDYIDALLKDKRLIFSGRSPNGLMEVLEIKDHPFFLGTQFHPEFKSRVEAVAPTFYGLVKAMGEK comes from the coding sequence ATGAGATATGTGGTAGTTACCGGAGGAGTTATTTCTGGTCTGGGAAAGGGTGTGACTACCGCCTCTATATCCAAAATAATTCAATCAATGGGACACAAAGTTACCGTTGTTAAAATTGACCCATATGTTAATGTTGATGCGGGAACTATGTCTCCTTTTGAGCACGGAGAAGTTTTTGTTTTGGATGATGGAGGAGAGGTAGACCTAGATCTTGGAAATTACGAAAGATTTCTTAATATACATCTGACCAAAGCACATAATATCACGACAGGGAAAGTATATCTTAAAGTCATTGAAAAGGAAAGAAAGGGTGACTATCTTGGCAAAACAGTTCAGATTATCCCCCACATCACTGATGAAATAAAAGCTGGAATAAGGAATGTTGCAAAAGGTCATGATGTAACTGTTATTGAAGTTGGAGGAACAGTCGGAGATATCGAGAGTATGCCCTTCCTTGAAGCTTTAAGACAGCTTTCCATTGAAGAAGACGTTGTTTTTATCCATGTTACACTTGTACCGAACCTAAGTGTTGTCGGAGAGCCAAAGACAAAGCCCACTCAACACTCGGTAAAAGCGCTAAGGGAAGTCGGAATTAGCCCACATATAATTGTCTGCAGAAGTGTTGAAAAGTTAAATGAAAAATCAAAAGAAAAAATTGCACTTTTTACAAATGTGAGAGTTGATCATGTTATCAGCGCTCCTGATGTTGAAGATATTCATTATATCCCTCTTATTTTTAATGGAGAGAAGATAGGGCAAAAAATTTTAGATCAATTTAAAATGGACGGGAAACCAAATCTTACGCTGTGGAAATCAATTCTTTGCAAAGATTATAAAAAAGATGTCAATCTTGCGATTGTAGGTAAGTATGCCGACCTCCATGATTCTTACCTCAGTATTTCCCAGGCACTAAAGCACGCTTCATTTAAAACCTGTTATAAAACAAATATATCTTGGATCGAGGCAGAGGAGTTTGAAAATAAAAAGATATCAGATGAACTAGACAAATTCGATGGTGTTTTAGTTCCTGGAGGATTTGGATCAAGGGGTGTAGAGGGCAAAATAAATGTAATAAAATATGCTAGGGAAAACGATATCCCCTATTTAGGCATATGTCTTGGTTTCCAGCTTGCCGTCATAGAATACGCTAGAAATGTCTGTGGCCTTAAAAATGCAAATACAACTGAAGTTTGTGATACGGAACACCCTGTCATTGATTTACTGCCTGAGCAAAAGAAGATTTCATCTAAAGGTGGGACTATGAGGCTTGGCGCTTCAGAAATTCTTCTTGATAAAAACTCTATGATCTATTCATTGTACAAGACTGATAAGATTTACGAAAGGCATAGACACAGATACGAAGTTAACAGGGATTATATAGATGCGCTTCTAAAAGATAAGCGCCTTATATTTTCAGGAAGATCCCCAAATGGCCTTATGGAAGTTCTAGAAATAAAAGACCATCCGTTCTTCCTAGGAACTCAATTCCATCCTGAATTTAAATCAAGGGTAGAGGCGGTAGCCCCAACATTTTATGGGCTTGTAAAAGCAATGGGTGAAAAATAA
- a CDS encoding GIY-YIG nuclease family protein has product MHKGIYSLILLVENDQYIQIGKLGNYLFKKGYYVYNGSALGGFGRVRYHLKEKKSKRWHIDYLIDKAKIIKIITSEVKINQEHYLSKSLASKKGAEIPVIKFGSSDCNKGCKSHLLYFKKLPDVEVIYESLGLKFVIFEKADFKNI; this is encoded by the coding sequence ATGCATAAAGGGATCTACTCATTGATATTACTAGTTGAAAATGATCAATATATACAAATTGGTAAGTTAGGAAATTATTTATTCAAAAAAGGGTATTATGTCTATAACGGTAGCGCTCTTGGTGGGTTTGGTAGGGTAAGGTACCATCTAAAAGAAAAAAAGAGTAAAAGGTGGCACATAGATTATTTAATCGATAAGGCCAAAATAATCAAAATTATCACTTCTGAAGTTAAAATAAATCAAGAACATTATCTTTCTAAGAGCCTAGCTAGTAAAAAAGGTGCCGAGATTCCAGTAATCAAATTTGGGTCTTCTGATTGTAACAAAGGCTGTAAATCTCATCTTCTTTATTTCAAAAAATTACCCGATGTAGAAGTTATCTATGAAAGTTTAGGGCTAAAATTTGTTATTTTTGAAAAAGCTGATTTCAAGAACATATAA
- a CDS encoding ParA family protein has protein sequence MESIAIYNQKGGTGKTTTTINLGHALALTGKKVLIIDIDDQGNDAECLGVKFTKSIYHLLKDEEPFEECITNARKNLDLLPSDETISQVALEMVGWRNRENALKKRLEGINYDYVLIDCQTGLGILNENALNFCQKLLVPVSMEYLSVKGLFKVDKLIYDLREDFQKNLKIDLIVPTFVDERVKRTKEYIEFFESMDHFKDSISPYIRIDTKLSESFAHGKTIFEYSLNSRGAYDYIQLCKRVLEGI, from the coding sequence TTGGAATCTATTGCCATATACAATCAGAAAGGTGGAACAGGAAAAACTACTACCACTATAAACTTAGGGCATGCTCTTGCCCTTACAGGGAAAAAAGTACTAATAATAGATATAGATGATCAGGGAAATGATGCAGAATGCCTAGGGGTAAAATTTACCAAAAGTATTTATCATTTACTAAAGGACGAAGAACCTTTTGAAGAATGTATTACAAACGCTAGAAAAAATTTGGATTTGTTGCCTTCAGATGAAACTATATCTCAAGTGGCCTTAGAAATGGTAGGTTGGAGAAATAGAGAGAACGCTTTAAAGAAACGCCTTGAAGGTATTAATTATGATTATGTTCTAATTGACTGCCAAACTGGATTAGGTATACTAAATGAAAACGCCCTTAATTTCTGCCAAAAGCTGCTTGTACCTGTATCAATGGAGTATCTTTCTGTAAAAGGTCTTTTTAAAGTTGATAAACTGATTTATGATTTAAGAGAAGATTTTCAGAAAAACTTGAAGATAGACCTTATTGTTCCAACATTTGTCGATGAAAGGGTAAAAAGAACTAAAGAATATATTGAATTCTTTGAGAGCATGGACCACTTTAAGGATAGCATAAGTCCATATATTCGAATAGATACTAAATTATCTGAAAGTTTTGCTCACGGAAAGACAATATTTGAGTACTCTTTGAACTCAAGAGGAGCCTATGATTATATTCAATTATGTAAAAGAGTGTTGGAGGGAATTTGA
- a CDS encoding DUF1638 domain-containing protein, producing MKRIGIVVCQIFEDELLEILGSFPEIDKILIYNNEASKAFQDIATKNLPPEKFRIVRELCSVKFLKRENDVEVILYLLPLALHVDPPLIKKEVASAAKDLEKHVDYLVVFFGLCGNSLGDVVALMKESKVEVPVVILKDNEGEIVDDCVCALIGSRNGYIETINEEPGTWFMTYGWAKYWRELSCETVGSFDINKMKLVFDKTGYKRTVAVDLDFGDKEIYYERCKEFSEIFNLPVCYKKGDINILKKALGKAIKEVLDD from the coding sequence ATGAAAAGAATAGGAATTGTAGTATGCCAGATATTCGAGGATGAATTATTAGAAATACTTGGGAGTTTCCCTGAAATAGACAAAATATTGATTTATAATAATGAAGCCTCTAAAGCATTTCAGGATATAGCTACCAAAAATCTCCCTCCTGAAAAATTTAGGATAGTAAGAGAGTTATGTTCTGTGAAATTTTTGAAGAGAGAAAATGACGTTGAAGTGATTTTGTACCTACTCCCGCTTGCCTTGCATGTAGATCCTCCGTTGATAAAAAAAGAAGTGGCATCAGCGGCAAAAGATTTAGAAAAACATGTAGATTACCTCGTAGTGTTTTTTGGACTTTGCGGGAATTCTCTTGGAGATGTTGTAGCTTTAATGAAAGAAAGCAAGGTAGAAGTTCCAGTTGTTATATTAAAAGATAATGAAGGTGAAATTGTCGATGATTGTGTTTGTGCACTGATCGGATCAAGAAACGGCTACATAGAAACTATAAATGAGGAACCTGGTACATGGTTTATGACATACGGCTGGGCAAAATATTGGAGAGAGTTATCATGCGAGACTGTGGGGTCCTTTGACATCAATAAAATGAAGCTTGTATTTGACAAAACAGGATACAAAAGAACTGTTGCGGTAGATTTAGATTTTGGGGACAAAGAGATTTATTATGAAAGGTGTAAAGAGTTTTCTGAGATTTTCAATCTCCCAGTTTGTTATAAAAAAGGAGATATAAATATATTAAAGAAAGCTCTTGGAAAGGCTATAAAAGAGGTATTAGATGATTGA
- a CDS encoding ABC transporter permease translates to MGSKTKIVAVTEFLTNVKRKEFIILTFLLPLILVMSMVIPVFFMQTISHEKETLGVVDETGVVLPILKERYNDYIIKDLLSAEEAKQLLENNNISSYIVIPSDFLEVGKVSYYSKVQLSSFSSANMNLETILSDIVIEGLLEEKGISKEIIAKIKNPIEMERITVTKKGEEVETPFSFVGNYLLPLFLFMSIMNAGGYLLNGIIEEKENKVVEVLLSTISSNELLSGKILGLGGLGILQVSIWMSGIVVITSFLKIPLVSLEKGILIMVFFVLGYLFYSSIFAIIGSISTSTRDSQQISALVSFLVFIPLLLFFGIVQNPNMAFIRLLGMAPPFIPTIMMMRILLSEVPVVDIIISLLILSISLIVSVKIASKIFKIGILRYGTKPSFNEVLRWVRG, encoded by the coding sequence ATGGGATCTAAAACAAAAATAGTTGCAGTAACTGAATTTTTGACTAATGTAAAAAGAAAGGAATTTATTATTCTTACCTTTCTTCTTCCTTTAATACTAGTAATGTCAATGGTTATCCCAGTATTTTTCATGCAGACGATATCTCACGAGAAGGAAACTCTTGGGGTAGTCGATGAAACAGGTGTTGTTTTGCCAATTCTTAAGGAAAGGTATAATGACTATATTATAAAAGACCTATTAAGTGCTGAAGAAGCCAAACAACTTCTTGAGAATAATAATATATCCAGCTATATAGTAATCCCAAGTGATTTTTTGGAAGTTGGGAAAGTTTCTTACTATTCAAAAGTTCAATTATCTTCATTCTCATCGGCTAATATGAATCTTGAGACTATACTCTCTGACATAGTTATCGAAGGCCTCCTTGAAGAAAAGGGCATTTCAAAAGAAATCATAGCAAAAATTAAGAATCCGATTGAAATGGAAAGGATTACAGTAACTAAGAAAGGTGAAGAAGTTGAAACGCCATTTTCTTTTGTTGGGAATTACCTTCTTCCACTATTTTTGTTCATGTCGATTATGAATGCAGGGGGGTATCTCCTAAATGGAATAATCGAAGAAAAAGAAAACAAGGTAGTTGAAGTTTTACTTTCCACAATATCGTCTAATGAACTTCTTTCAGGAAAGATTTTGGGCTTAGGGGGTTTAGGTATATTACAGGTTAGTATTTGGATGAGTGGAATAGTAGTCATTACTTCATTCTTAAAAATTCCCTTAGTTTCTCTCGAGAAAGGCATCTTAATTATGGTATTCTTCGTTTTGGGATACCTGTTCTATTCGTCAATATTTGCAATAATCGGTTCTATCTCAACTAGTACTAGAGACTCTCAGCAGATATCTGCATTGGTATCGTTTTTAGTTTTTATACCTCTATTATTGTTTTTTGGAATAGTCCAGAATCCAAATATGGCGTTCATAAGATTACTTGGTATGGCACCTCCTTTTATTCCAACGATAATGATGATGAGGATTCTGCTTTCTGAGGTTCCAGTGGTTGACATAATCATCTCATTACTCATTCTCTCTATTTCTCTGATAGTGTCAGTAAAAATTGCATCAAAAATATTCAAAATAGGCATATTGAGATATGGTACAAAGCCCAGTTTTAACGAAGTATTAAGGTGGGTTAGGGGATAG
- the hxlB gene encoding 6-phospho-3-hexuloisomerase has product MNVKSSVRNIISEISSVMEEIDENTIEEVISEILKANKIFIVGAGRSGLVGKAFAMRLMQIGFKVYVVGETITPSMEEGDLLIAISNSGETKSVCLASQIAMTIKGNLIGITSNKNSRLAKKSTKSIIIDAKHRTDPARFVQKGFHNEVPSFAPLGTLFEVSTFLFFEGLIGSLMERTNRKEEDLKKMHSVLE; this is encoded by the coding sequence ATGAATGTAAAATCCTCTGTAAGGAACATAATATCTGAAATAAGTTCTGTTATGGAAGAGATTGATGAGAATACTATAGAAGAAGTAATATCTGAGATTTTGAAAGCAAATAAAATATTTATTGTTGGTGCGGGTAGAAGTGGCCTTGTGGGAAAAGCCTTTGCTATGAGACTTATGCAGATAGGTTTCAAGGTTTATGTTGTGGGAGAAACTATAACTCCGTCGATGGAAGAAGGAGACTTACTTATTGCAATATCTAACTCCGGAGAAACAAAAAGTGTTTGTTTGGCATCACAAATAGCTATGACAATTAAAGGAAATCTAATTGGAATTACCTCTAATAAAAATTCTAGATTAGCAAAAAAATCCACCAAATCAATAATAATAGATGCTAAACATAGAACAGACCCTGCAAGATTCGTCCAGAAGGGATTCCATAATGAGGTGCCTTCATTTGCTCCTTTAGGCACGCTTTTTGAAGTCTCTACATTTTTATTCTTTGAAGGGTTAATTGGGTCTCTGATGGAAAGGACCAATAGGAAAGAAGAAGACCTGAAAAAAATGCATTCAGTGCTTGAATAA